The genomic DNA AACTTGCTGCGGTCGCATCATGCGTCACCATTAAAATACTCGTATTTAAAGTTTCATTTAAATCCTGCAGTTTTTTAAGTAAATCACTTGCCGATTTTGAATCCAGTGCACCTGTCGGTTCATCTGCAAAAATAATTTTCGGCTGATGAATAAACGCGCGTGCTGCACTTGTCCGCTGTGCCTGACCGCCTGAAATCTGTCCCGGGTATTTATCTGCAAGCCCGCTGATGCCAAGCTGTCCTGCCACGTTATCGAATTGTGCCTCTGCATTTTTTTTTGAAATCGAACGGATGGACAGCGGCAGCATAATATTTTCTTTTACCGTAAGCGTATCGAGCAGATTATAGTCCTGAAAAATAAAACCGAGATCGTTCTTTCTGAAGTCCGCGAGCTTTTTATCTTTTAAAGCCGTAAAATCAACGCCGTCGATATAAATATGGCCGGCTGTCACATTGTCTATCGAGCTCAGTACGTTCAGCAGTGTCGTTTTACCTGAACCCGATGCACCCATAATAGATACGAATTCACCTTTATTTAAATTTATATCAATACCTTTCAGCACTTCGGTGCGTTTAAATTTATTGCCGTACGTCTTCTTAATACCGGTCGCTTTTAGCAGCATAAATGATTCCTCCTGTTTTTCTGATTAACTACAGTTTACACTCTGCCGAACGGGATATCGTTTGATTCAGCGAACAAAAAACACTGCAAAGTGACATTTCTGTCACTTCACAGTGATTTTCGTAAATTTATTCGCCCGGCTGAAGGTTAACATTATCGTCGTATACTCTCCGTAACGGGACGTAACACCGATATTCACACCAAGCACACCACATACTTCCTTAGTTAAATACAGACCCATGCCTGTCGACTGCTCATCGTCGTGATCACTCGTCGAAGTAAAACCGGAGTCGAATATCCGGCCGATGTCTTTTTGTTTTATGCCTCTCCCGTAATCGGTAATGGTG from Jeotgalicoccus saudimassiliensis includes the following:
- a CDS encoding ABC transporter ATP-binding protein, whose product is MLLKATGIKKTYGNKFKRTEVLKGIDINLNKGEFVSIMGASGSGKTTLLNVLSSIDNVTAGHIYIDGVDFTALKDKKLADFRKNDLGFIFQDYNLLDTLTVKENIMLPLSIRSISKKNAEAQFDNVAGQLGISGLADKYPGQISGGQAQRTSAARAFIHQPKIIFADEPTGALDSKSASDLLKKLQDLNETLNTSILMVTHDATAASFSHRVIFLKDGQVYTSLTRGEMSQDAYYREILDTQRVLGGVVNEAQ